In Rubrivirga marina, the following are encoded in one genomic region:
- the thrA gene encoding bifunctional aspartate kinase/homoserine dehydrogenase I, translating to MPDLPIHVAKFGGTSVGTPDRVRRVVELATGADTAGHRRVVVSSAFGGVTDRLLAAIDAAVARTGAHRQILREVRERHEAALVALAPESEREALRERQDTLFTELGELLYGVYLLRQCDARFKDAIVSAGERASVPLVAAAFRAAGHAAVALDATGFVRTDDAFGEAAVDFKETGRLTRAALDEVPEDAVAVVTGFVASTDDGVTTTLGRSGSDYTATILAGALGAVECVIWTDVDGVLSADPRVVPDAFSLPRLSYQEAAELAHFGAKVLHPRTMRPLLREGVPLRIKNTLRPEAPGTEIGPADPDVPPAIRAVTAIRDAALVRVDGASSLEVPDLARRIFAPLAEAGLPVSLVAQASAEGSMGLAVRQADADAVVRLLEKALAREIERGDVRGVRAEAGGAVVAAVGSGMHGAAGLAGRYFATLARAHVNVRAVAQGGGDHVISAVVADAEAVQAVSALHEAFAMRRLRTHLVVVGAGMLGRRLLALLDAQIPGLLGAGVNVVLAGVADSRHLLWDASGLDPATAADRVAEGDPAGLDALSDRITSARLERLVVVDATASPDVAARHAGWLRAGVAVVTPNKEATGRSAEGWGEAQAASRAGEAPYLYEASVGAGLGIVGRLRDLVRTGDRVQEIEGVLSGTLSFVMNRMRDGAAFSEAVGAAREAGLTEPDVRDDLSGRDVARKLALLAREVGLDVSAADVALESLVPDGLDEVPLAEFWRRLPDADAGWRRRLAEAGEGEVQYVARLGADGAIRAGVEGVRAEAGSLLAALRASEIAVVVHTARTGDFPIFFQGPGASADVTAAVVLADVVRAAEAMR from the coding sequence GTGCCCGACCTCCCGATCCACGTCGCCAAGTTCGGCGGCACCTCTGTCGGCACGCCCGACCGCGTCCGCCGCGTCGTCGAACTGGCGACCGGCGCGGACACCGCCGGGCACCGGCGCGTCGTCGTGTCGTCGGCGTTCGGGGGCGTCACGGACCGGCTGCTCGCGGCCATCGACGCGGCCGTGGCGCGGACGGGCGCGCACCGGCAGATCCTCCGGGAGGTCCGCGAGCGGCACGAGGCGGCCCTGGTCGCGCTGGCGCCCGAAAGCGAGCGGGAGGCGCTCCGCGAGCGGCAGGACACCCTGTTCACCGAGCTCGGCGAGCTCCTGTACGGCGTCTACCTCCTGCGCCAGTGCGACGCCCGGTTCAAGGACGCGATCGTCTCGGCGGGGGAGCGCGCGTCGGTCCCGCTCGTGGCCGCCGCCTTCCGCGCCGCCGGGCACGCGGCCGTGGCCCTCGACGCGACCGGGTTCGTCCGCACCGACGACGCGTTCGGTGAGGCCGCCGTCGACTTCAAAGAGACCGGTCGCCTCACGCGCGCCGCGCTCGACGAGGTTCCGGAGGACGCGGTCGCCGTCGTGACCGGCTTCGTGGCCTCCACCGACGACGGCGTGACGACCACGCTCGGCCGCTCCGGCTCAGACTACACCGCGACGATCCTGGCCGGCGCGCTGGGCGCCGTCGAGTGCGTCATCTGGACCGACGTCGACGGCGTCCTCTCGGCCGATCCGCGCGTCGTGCCGGACGCGTTCTCGCTGCCGCGGCTGAGCTACCAGGAGGCCGCCGAGCTGGCCCACTTCGGCGCGAAGGTCCTCCACCCCCGCACGATGCGCCCGCTCCTGCGCGAGGGCGTCCCGCTGCGGATCAAGAACACGCTGCGGCCCGAGGCGCCCGGCACCGAGATCGGCCCGGCCGACCCCGACGTCCCACCCGCGATTCGCGCCGTCACCGCGATCCGCGACGCCGCGCTCGTCCGGGTCGACGGCGCGTCGTCGCTCGAAGTGCCGGACCTCGCGCGGCGGATCTTCGCCCCCCTCGCCGAGGCGGGGCTCCCCGTCTCTCTGGTGGCGCAGGCCTCGGCCGAGGGGAGCATGGGGCTCGCCGTCCGCCAGGCGGACGCCGACGCGGTGGTCCGCCTCCTGGAAAAGGCGCTCGCGCGCGAGATCGAGCGGGGCGACGTCCGTGGCGTCCGCGCCGAGGCGGGCGGGGCCGTCGTGGCGGCCGTCGGGTCGGGGATGCACGGGGCGGCCGGCCTCGCGGGCCGCTACTTCGCCACGCTCGCCCGCGCCCACGTCAACGTCCGCGCCGTTGCGCAGGGCGGAGGGGACCACGTGATCTCGGCCGTCGTCGCCGACGCCGAGGCCGTCCAGGCCGTCTCGGCGCTCCACGAGGCGTTCGCGATGCGCCGGCTCCGGACGCACCTCGTCGTGGTCGGCGCGGGCATGCTGGGGCGGCGGCTCCTCGCGCTCCTCGACGCGCAGATCCCCGGCCTCTTGGGGGCCGGCGTCAACGTCGTGCTGGCCGGCGTCGCCGACAGCCGGCACCTCCTCTGGGACGCCTCCGGCCTCGACCCCGCGACGGCCGCCGACCGCGTGGCGGAGGGCGACCCCGCCGGCCTCGACGCGCTATCGGACCGGATCACGTCGGCCCGGCTCGAACGGCTCGTCGTGGTCGACGCGACGGCCAGCCCCGACGTCGCCGCGCGGCACGCCGGCTGGCTCCGGGCCGGCGTCGCCGTCGTAACGCCGAACAAGGAGGCGACGGGCCGCTCGGCGGAGGGCTGGGGCGAGGCGCAGGCGGCGTCGCGAGCCGGCGAGGCCCCGTACCTCTACGAGGCGTCGGTCGGCGCCGGCCTCGGCATCGTCGGGCGCCTCCGCGACCTCGTGCGGACGGGCGACCGGGTGCAGGAGATCGAGGGCGTCCTCTCGGGGACGCTGTCGTTCGTGATGAACCGGATGCGCGACGGCGCGGCGTTCTCGGAGGCCGTCGGCGCCGCGCGCGAGGCCGGCCTCACCGAGCCCGACGTCCGCGACGACCTCTCGGGCCGCGACGTGGCTCGCAAGCTGGCGCTCCTCGCCCGCGAGGTCGGTCTCGACGTGTCCGCTGCGGACGTCGCCCTCGAGAGCCTCGTGCCCGACGGCCTCGACGAGGTCCCGCTCGCCGAGTTCTGGCGCCGCCTCCCCGACGCCGACGCCGGCTGGCGCCGGCGCCTCGCCGAGGCGGGCGAAGGCGAGGTCCAGTACGTCGCTCGTCTCGGGGCCGACGGCGCGATCCGGGCCGGCGTCGAAGGGGTCCGCGCCGAGGCCGGCTCGCTCCTCGCGGCGCTCCGCGCGAGCGAGATCGCCGTCGTCGTCCACACGGCGCGGACGGGCGACTTCCCGATCTTCTTCCAGGGGCCCGGCGCCAGCGCCGACGTCACGGCCGCCGTCGTCCTCGCCGACGTGGTCCGCGCCGCGGAGGCCATGCGGTAG
- a CDS encoding AAA family ATPase: MADETAQPTGDEDATARVPWTIRIIGEHLSIKDFVWEEVPPFAVLTGPNGIGKSHLLSAIREGASVISEGVDSLMRADEARRNVDVYLNQLNRAEANLNGLLAQGAPGRDVTMARRTRDSVVKSLERTREAMVVRLPNPLLQVDGVTPWFTEEWFGSVEVGLRPEDVVLVADAFQTIRQAETPPAGLAATVRRLLEDASRHRGNRDQRHAAERMMRGLAESGLRLAGSDGDPSDDFSEEDLLNAIVRTPGLLTDMNDPARGVEIAFLQYRAALVRHFLAHGTDRAAATRAVGRPPWEIIDEVLESAGFPYKVVAPSSTSLYDPYTLTFEAPNGTVTPSMLSSGERTLLGIVCALFAGGHGGGLPRLLLLDEPDAHLHPSITERVLHSIRDRIVGEYGVRVILTTHSPSTVALSPDESVFVMKRCRVERPADRWAAVSKLTTGIVTVGPSTKHVFTEDQDDVEFYEAVLGVLESNADLDFPSGRLAFLRANKDTNRPGGGGRAKVIEWVSDMDAPHVFGLIDYDDGDTPGHPRVRRIGRYAIENYLLDPPILAAFLSRDHSPIVVVGFEPFAGKEGAIAEATSAQVQAVVDGVAAALLEAWDEADRPTTTERRRVDYVTGQSVEMPAWLHTKRGKDLVSHVKATFGKGYRPDALRAFIASFGMVPTELADVLRQIAES, translated from the coding sequence ATGGCCGACGAGACAGCCCAACCAACGGGCGATGAGGACGCAACCGCCAGAGTCCCCTGGACAATCCGGATCATCGGAGAGCACCTCTCGATCAAGGACTTCGTCTGGGAGGAGGTGCCCCCTTTCGCTGTGCTCACCGGTCCGAACGGGATCGGGAAGAGCCACCTGCTGAGCGCCATCCGAGAAGGCGCATCTGTGATCAGCGAAGGCGTCGACAGCTTGATGAGAGCCGACGAAGCCAGACGGAACGTGGATGTCTACCTAAATCAGCTCAACCGCGCTGAGGCAAACCTCAACGGGTTGCTGGCCCAAGGGGCCCCAGGCCGAGACGTCACGATGGCCAGGAGGACGCGGGACAGCGTGGTGAAGTCCCTTGAGCGCACTCGCGAAGCGATGGTGGTTCGACTCCCGAACCCGCTTCTTCAAGTCGACGGGGTCACGCCTTGGTTCACGGAGGAGTGGTTCGGGTCGGTCGAGGTAGGGCTGAGGCCAGAGGACGTGGTGCTCGTCGCGGACGCGTTCCAGACGATCCGCCAGGCAGAGACGCCGCCGGCCGGGCTCGCGGCGACGGTCCGGCGACTCCTCGAGGACGCCTCCCGCCATAGAGGCAATCGCGACCAACGCCACGCAGCGGAGCGGATGATGCGCGGGCTCGCCGAATCAGGCCTCCGGTTGGCTGGGAGTGATGGGGACCCGTCGGACGACTTTTCTGAGGAGGACCTCTTGAACGCCATCGTGCGAACGCCGGGCCTTCTCACGGACATGAATGACCCCGCGAGAGGGGTCGAGATAGCGTTTCTCCAATACCGCGCCGCGCTCGTCAGACACTTCCTAGCACACGGCACGGACCGTGCAGCGGCTACACGCGCGGTCGGGAGGCCACCGTGGGAGATCATCGACGAAGTGTTGGAGTCCGCCGGCTTCCCATACAAAGTCGTCGCGCCCTCCTCGACGTCCCTCTACGACCCCTACACCCTCACGTTCGAGGCCCCGAACGGCACGGTCACCCCGTCGATGCTTTCCTCCGGCGAGCGGACGCTGTTGGGGATCGTCTGCGCCCTTTTCGCCGGCGGTCACGGAGGGGGCCTCCCCCGTCTTCTTCTCCTCGACGAGCCCGACGCCCACCTCCACCCCTCGATCACCGAGCGAGTCCTACACTCCATCAGGGACCGGATCGTCGGGGAGTACGGGGTCCGAGTCATTCTCACCACGCACTCGCCGTCGACCGTCGCGCTCTCGCCGGACGAGTCGGTCTTCGTGATGAAGAGGTGCCGCGTAGAGAGGCCGGCGGACCGCTGGGCGGCCGTCAGCAAACTCACGACGGGGATCGTCACCGTCGGCCCATCGACGAAGCACGTGTTCACTGAGGACCAAGATGATGTCGAGTTCTACGAGGCGGTCCTCGGCGTGCTGGAGTCCAACGCTGACCTCGACTTCCCTAGTGGTCGGTTGGCCTTCCTCAGGGCGAACAAGGACACGAACCGCCCGGGTGGGGGCGGCCGGGCCAAGGTCATCGAGTGGGTGTCCGACATGGACGCGCCCCACGTCTTTGGGCTTATCGATTACGACGACGGCGACACCCCGGGCCACCCACGCGTCCGTCGCATCGGCCGCTACGCGATCGAGAATTACCTCCTCGACCCACCGATCCTCGCCGCGTTTCTATCTCGGGACCACTCCCCCATCGTCGTCGTCGGTTTCGAGCCGTTTGCGGGAAAAGAAGGGGCGATCGCCGAGGCGACCTCGGCCCAAGTCCAGGCTGTCGTCGACGGCGTCGCCGCCGCCCTGCTCGAGGCCTGGGACGAGGCAGACCGGCCTACGACGACTGAGCGCCGTCGCGTCGACTACGTGACGGGGCAGTCCGTGGAAATGCCCGCCTGGCTCCACACCAAGCGAGGGAAAGACCTCGTCTCGCACGTGAAGGCCACATTTGGGAAGGGGTACCGCCCAGACGCGCTAAGGGCGTTCATCGCATCATTCGGGATGGTCCCCACTGAGCTCGCCGATGTGCTAAGGCAGATCGCCGAGAGCTAG
- a CDS encoding phage terminase small subunit P27 family, with product MGGIGSGGHNRKRATLHKLQGTFRGDRHGRSEKVAGGPPAQVTPPRWLDAEAKRFWRRNAPLCVELGTLDAINQPLFERMCATWSTIRAWEGQIAEDGPTVQMGTGSVKPHPLIAAKQKEEQAFVRLADGFGITTAGRKRLGLDGAEADSGQSEPNAFARLGPGARTRDASGT from the coding sequence ATGGGAGGCATAGGCTCCGGAGGCCATAACCGGAAGCGCGCGACGCTCCACAAGCTCCAGGGGACGTTCCGCGGCGACCGGCACGGCCGCTCCGAGAAGGTTGCCGGCGGCCCACCGGCCCAGGTCACCCCGCCTCGGTGGCTCGACGCCGAGGCCAAGCGGTTCTGGCGGAGGAACGCCCCGCTCTGCGTCGAGCTCGGAACCCTCGACGCGATCAACCAGCCGCTCTTCGAGAGGATGTGCGCGACGTGGTCGACGATCCGGGCGTGGGAAGGACAGATCGCCGAGGACGGCCCGACGGTCCAGATGGGCACGGGGTCGGTCAAGCCGCACCCGCTGATCGCCGCGAAGCAGAAGGAGGAGCAGGCGTTCGTCCGGCTGGCCGACGGGTTCGGGATCACGACGGCCGGCCGGAAGCGGCTTGGCCTCGATGGCGCGGAGGCCGACAGCGGCCAGTCGGAGCCGAACGCGTTCGCCCGGCTGGGCCCCGGCGCCCGAACTCGGGACGCTTCGGGAACTTGA
- a CDS encoding HNH endonuclease, which yields MFTSTKRRQRFCSRSCYLAEVEPPGLTCGWCERAFRRRRADCTSFCARECVRDWQAWKAKRRAMVRARNDHARRLGPCAECGRPFVRRRGAVYCSDDCRASADRRRERERTEALHDPDERACRECQRPFVPAYGTKRRVFCSDRCARRHSNRATKAARRVRLRSNGREAFDPLEVLRRDGWRCQVCGEPTPAELRGTTVDRAPEVAHVVPLALSGAHTRANVRCECRACNRDRTAKSMPELLRAATA from the coding sequence TTGTTCACGTCGACGAAGCGCCGCCAGCGGTTCTGCTCCCGGTCCTGCTACCTCGCCGAGGTGGAGCCCCCCGGGCTCACGTGCGGCTGGTGCGAGCGGGCGTTCCGCCGGCGCCGCGCCGATTGCACGTCGTTCTGCGCCCGCGAGTGCGTCCGCGACTGGCAGGCCTGGAAGGCAAAGCGGAGGGCGATGGTCCGGGCGCGGAACGACCACGCCCGCAGGCTCGGCCCGTGTGCCGAGTGCGGTCGGCCGTTCGTCCGCCGCCGGGGAGCGGTCTACTGCTCCGACGACTGCCGGGCCTCTGCCGACCGCCGGCGCGAGAGAGAGCGGACCGAGGCACTCCACGACCCGGACGAGCGCGCCTGCCGCGAGTGCCAGCGACCGTTCGTCCCGGCCTACGGGACGAAGCGACGCGTCTTCTGCTCCGACCGGTGCGCCCGCCGCCACTCCAACCGGGCGACGAAGGCGGCCCGCCGCGTGCGCCTCCGCTCGAACGGCCGCGAGGCGTTCGATCCGCTCGAGGTCCTCCGTCGCGACGGCTGGCGGTGTCAGGTCTGCGGGGAGCCGACGCCGGCCGAGCTCCGCGGTACGACGGTCGACCGAGCGCCCGAGGTGGCCCATGTCGTCCCCCTCGCCCTCAGCGGCGCGCACACCAGGGCGAACGTGCGGTGCGAGTGCCGCGCCTGCAACCGGGACCGGACGGCCAAGTCCATGCCCGAGCTCCTCCGAGCGGCCACGGCGTGA